The sequence GTTCTCTACAACAGACAAAGAGCCACAACAAGCAACAAAACACCACGTGCTTAACAGTCCCCCTCATCCTTGCCTCTTCCGCCAACGGAGAAGGGATCTGTATCGCCGGACCATAGTTAACAACTTAAACCGGCAACATGGGTAACAATGCAGGCCAAGCAGCGATCCAAAGCTCTGGCAACACTACGCCGATATGTTTAAACAGTACGGCTATAAATAAAAAAAGAGCGGAAATCACCGCTCCTTCATTCTAACTACACATATCGCGCGTAAGCATTATCACAGTGCATCTGTAGTTAGCACACTATAACGTCTGCACTTTCTCAAGAGTTTGCTCTACACACTCTCTGGCAAGGGCAAGACTATCCGCTTCAGCATAACACCTCAGCTCAGGCGCATTGCCAGATGGCCGCAGATGAACAATACGGCCGTCGGCGAAGGTCATGCGCAGGCCATCGGTATCATCGATCTCAGCCAAGGCAACATCAGCAAAACCAAATTTAGCCAGCAACGCTAAAGGATCCGCTTTTCCCTGAGCAATAATCGCCTGGCTTTTTTCTGTGGCGAAGCCTTGAATGCGATCACTGTGGGTAACCCGCTTAGGTAACGTATCAATCAGAGTCGAAATAGGCTGATCAGCAGCCGCAGCCAACAGCATAATGGCTGGCAATACCGCATCACGGGTCGGCAGTGCGCTTAGCGGCTTACCATTCAGCTCAACATCACTGCCAAGCAAAAAACCACCGTTAGCTTCAAATCCTGCCACTCCAGTATAACCATCAACAAGGCTAGCAAATTCAGCAATTACATAGGGGGAACCGATCTTAGTACGAGAAACTTTTGCAAACGCGCCACTGGATTCAATCGCAGTATTACAGCTCACCGGCACCGCCAGCGCCTGGACATTTAACGCCTTAGCACACAGTAGCCCGAGAATATCGCCACGTAACCATTCTCCTTTCTCATCGGCAATCAGTGGCCTATCACCATCGCCATCCGTAGAGAAAATCGCATCAAACTGATATTGCGCCAACCATGCCTTCGCCTTTGCGCGATCAGTATCAGACACTGCTTCGGTATCAATAGGCACAAACTGGTCGCTACGTTCAAGCGACACCACCTCTGCGCCCAACAGGGTAAACAGATCCGCATACAGATCCCGACCAGCACTGGAGTGCTCATAAATACCGATCCGCTTGCCGGTCAACCAAGGTGAATCAAACAGCGATGTGTAACGGGCGAGGTAGTCGTTAGCGGCGCGAGGGTCTGTCTCTAACTGAGGCAAGTCAGCCAATTCATCAAATTGCACTTCGGCCGCGAGGATAGATTGCTCATCTGACTTACTTATCTCGCCATCAGGGCGATAAAACTTAAGCCCATTGCGGTCAAACGGAATGTGACTACCGGTCACCATGATGGCTGGCACATCGTCTTGCATCGCAACATAAGCCAGCGCCGGTGTAGGAACAACGCCATAATAGGTCACCGTGATTCCTCGCTGCTGCAGGGCTTCAACACAGGCCATCGCCATGGCATAACTACTTGGGCGGTTATCAATCGCGATCATTATCCGATCAAATGCAAATGAGGCCTGCATCACCGACACAAAACTATGGGTAAACGCGGCACAGACCTCAGGCGTGAACTGCGTGACTAAGCCACGAGCACCACTGGTACCAAAGGCAACACCACTATCGGCAATAACTTTTGAGCTGATAAACATTCATAAACCTATAACAATGAAGAAAAGTCAGTCATAAAGCAGGCTTCAGTAAACTCAGCACAAACAGCGACAGACAACCACTTCCCTGAACTAATTTAATCGTCGATTCTGCCGTAACGATCTTCAAAGCGCACAATATCATCTTCACCAAGGTACGAACCCGACTGCACTTCAATCAGCTCTAATGGCAACTTACCAGGGTTTTCCAGTGCGTGAACAACGCCAACAGGAATGTAAGTTGACTCGTTTTCCGTCAACAATATTGTTTTGTCGCCATTTGTCACTTGCGCAGTGCCTGACACGACGATCCAATGCTCGGCACGGTGATGATGCATCTGCACACTCAGCTTGCCGCCAGGCTTCACGGTAATATGCTTCACCTGATAACGTCCGCCGTTATCAATAGAGTCATACTTACCCCATGGACGATATACTTCTCGATGCAGCTTAAATTCAGAACGTCCTTGCGCCTTAAGCGTTTCAACAATCTGTTTAACCTCTTGCACTTTATCTTTATGTGCAACCATGACGGCATCTTTGGTATCAACAATAACGATATCTTCTAAGCCAACCGTAGCCACCAGACGCTGGCCTTCATTTTCGGACAGGCCATGAATTAAACAATTTTTAGTGTCGTGAAGGATGACGTCGCCTTTAACTGCATTACCATTGGCACACTTTTTATCCACTTCCCATAGTGCCGACCACGAACCAATGTCATTCCACCCAGCATCGAGAGGCACAACCACTGCGTCCTTAGTGCTTTCCATCACGGCGTAGTCAATCGACTCATCTGGACATTTCAAAAACTCTTCTTTATCGACACGAACAAAGTCGAGATCTTTCGTTACGTTGTTTAAGGACGCTTCACAGGCAGCGGCGATATCAGGGCGAAGAGCGTTTAACTCTTCAAGGTAGCGGCTGGCTTTAAAAAGAAACATACCGCTGTTCCAATAGTATTCGCCGCTATCAAGATACTGCTGAGCCGTATCGCCATTAGGTTTCTCAACGAATTGATCGACTAAAAAACCAGCATCAAGCATATCACCGCGTTTTATATAGCCATAACCGGTATGAGCGGACTTAGGCACAATACCAAATGTCACTAGCTTACCCTGCTCTGCTAGCGGAAGCGCTTGTTCAATCACTTGGGTAAACTCAGCTTCATCCTCAATCGCATGATCTGCTGCCAACACTAAGAGTATCGGATCTTTGCCTGCATTAAGATTGGCCACGATATTTGCTGCCAACGCAATTGCTGGCGCAGTATTTCTGCCCGCAGGCTCAAGCACTATCGTACCAAGATCACCGATAGTTCTTAGCTGTTCTGCAACGATAAAACGATGCTCTTCGTTACAAATAGTCACTGGTTCGGTAACGTCAAGCGAACCTAACCTAGCAACAGTCTCCTGCAACATAGAGTTATCACTCACCAACGAGAGAAATTGCTTTGGGTAAAGCAAGCGGGAAAGCGGCCAGAGACGCGTACCGGAGCCTCCAGCCATAATCACGGGGGTTATCATAAATTCTCTATAGACCGTTTAGTTAGCCAACTTGAAGGCTGAAATAATTTTCTACAGCTTAACAGACCCCCAAAAGAGTTAAAAACAACCTCACCGCTGAAAGCTAAGTATTATTATGATGGTGTGACCCGCAACAAACGGTGCCAGCCTTTTAGGCAACGAACGACAACCCAAGGCCAAAGATTGAAGAGCATTTTGTCGTTAACCCCGAGCCATGGGAAGCGGGCTCAAGTGAGAGTGTTTTAATCTTCTTTGCAAAAAACGAAGAAACACAACAAGCAAAAAAGCATCGTGACAATAAAGATCCCTCATCTCAATCTTCTCCCCAAGGAGAAGAGGCTAAGAGAAAAAACTCCACCGCCGAAAGATCGCCAGCCTTCGCTCCCAATTTTTATACAAACCGGCAGGATAGGTAACTAAACAAACTAGGGACATAGGTTACACATAAGCTGCATGGGTAAGGAGGACTTGCCCATGCCTTGGATTGAGACCTGTGTTATGGACCAAAAGATAGAAGTTATCGGTGCTTACCTGAAAGGTGGCATGACGATAACCTCGTTGGCATCTGCCTATGGGGTTAGTCGTAAAACGATACACAAGTGGGTAAGCCGTTATGAAGCGCAAGGCCCTAAGGGATTAGCTGAGCGGTCAAGGGCACCAAAGCGTTGTCCGCATGCAACGGATGATGTTGTCGTCGCGGCGTTGATAGATGCCAAGCGACGTTTTCCCGGTTGGGGCCCGAAGAAGCTGATTGATTTGCTCAGGCAAGAACAACCGGACAGTCGTTGGCCAGCAGACAGCACCGCGGGTGAGATACTCAAGCGGTTTGGCCTGGTAAAGAAGCGGCGAGTGAAACGCAAAGTCTCGGCAGATGGGTTGCCCTTTTCTGAATATAAGCAGAGTAACCAATGCTGGAGTGCCGACTATAAAGGCGACTTTCGTTTGGATAATAAGCAGCGCTGTTATCCGCTGACCATTACCGATAACTACAGTCGCTATCTGCTGGCTTGTCGCAGCTTACCCAGCATTCGATATCAGGATGTTTGTGTGTGGTTTGAGTGGGTGTTCAGGGAATACGGTTTACCGGATACCATCCGAACAGACAACGGCGTACCGTTTGCGTCAAGAAGCCTAGGCGGCCTAAGCCAGTTGTCCAAGATGTGGATTGACCAGGGTGTTCGGCCAGAGCGGATAAAACCGGGTAGGCCACAACAAAATGGCCGCCATGAGCGTATGCTCCGCAGTCTGAAAGAGGCGGTCTGTAACCCCCCTGGCTATAGCTTGCTCCAACAGCAACGCGGTTTGACCGGTTTGTTGAGGAGTACAATGAGCTACGCAGTCATGAAGGGCTTGAGAGGCAAACACCAGCGAGTGTCTATGTGCCATCGAACAGGGCCTATTCATCGCTGATATTGCCGCCAGAATATGAGCCAACCATGACAGTGCGGAGCATTCGACACAACGGTGAGATGAGGTGGTTGAATGAGAAACTGTATGTGTCCGAGCTGCTGGCGAAAAGCCGGGTTGGGCTATTACAGACAGATAACCACTTGTGGGATATCTACTACCGCTTTCAACGTATTGGGCGATTGAATGAACGGACGATGCAGATTGAGCAACTGACCGAATGGCGTTGCTCAACCTTTGAAAAGGTGTAACCCATGTTGCCGGTTTAAAATGTTACCTATGTTCCGGTTGCACAAAATTAGCCCCCTCTCAAAAAGTAGAAGGTTAGAGTAAGGGGGGCGCTAAAGCACAACAAAATCTCCACACTCAACGAAAATAATCTGTACGAAGAGGCCGAGCAATTATCAATAACAACAACTAACGATACTGCATCTCACCCCAATCTCGATAGGAACCATCCATCACAGCACGCCACCAGCTCTCGTTCTCCAGATGCCAACATCATCTTAAAACTAACACCATCCGGAAACGGGCTACGGTATAGGTTATCAACTTGGACAAAGGGCTTCGAAATAATCCAGATTTTTTCATCCAGACTGGCGGATACAAAGGGCTATATACAGCAATCGAATTGGCTTCATGCATCCTGATAGGAAATTTTCCAGAAACTTACAGATGAACACAAACCCTACGCTGCGGGGCTCTCGCCTACACCGCCATGTATACCATTCACTTTCTTTGCTTGAGAGTTCTTAGCAGCCCAGACGAGATCACCTATACCATCAGTAGGTTCAAAGCCCGCAGGAACTTTCAGCAACAATTCTCGAATGGCTTCATGATCAAAGTTGTGGCAGGCTCGATCAAGTTTAGCTAACACCGCTTCTAACTCATCCCACCAAAGATACACCTCGTCAGCAGTCATAATACGTTCATGCGCTGTACTACTAACGTTATCTCCGATGAGCAGTTCTTCATAAAGCTTTTCGCCCGGCCTAAGACCGGTATACTTAATTTCAATATCTCCTTCTAGAGTCTCTTTATCGCGAACCTGTAATCCCGATAAATTCACTAAATTCTTCGCAAGGTCAACAATCTTGACAGGTTCCCCCATATCCAAAACAAAGACATCTCCGCCCTTACCCATTGCACCAGCCTGGATGACTAACTGAGCGGCCTCGGGTATTGTCATAAAGTATCGAATAATATCAGGGTGCGTCACAGTAATGGGGCCACCGGAGGCAATTTGGCGTTTAAAAAGGGGTATAACCGATCCTGAAGAACCTAATACATTGCCGAAACGCACCATACAAAACCGTGTGGAACTGTCTCGGTTAGCAAGTGCCTGGAGAACAAGCTCTGCTAGACGTTTTGTTGTACCCATAACATTGGTTGGGCGAACAGCTTTGTCAGTAGAAATCAATACAAAAGTCTCAACTCCACATTCAAATGCTGCTTCAGCGGCAAATAACGTACCAAAAACATTATTTCGAACCCCTTCCACTACATTATATTCTACAAGAGGAACATGTTTATACGCTGCGGCATGATATACCGTTTGTATGCCAAAGGCTGACATCACCGTAAGTAAGCGATTCTTACGCTGAACGGAGCCTAATAATGGAATTATATCTAACTCAATACCCTCTAGTTCAGCAAGTGCGCTAAGTTCTCTATCAATCTTATAAAGTCCGAACTCAGATAGTTCAAACAAAACAAGTTGTTTTGGCTTCTGCAACACGATCTGCTTACACAACTCAGATCCGATAGAACCACCTGCACCTGTCACCAAGACACTCTTTCCAGTAATATCAGCTGACATTAAAGATCGTTGAGGCGCAACCGGCTCTCGGCCTAGCAGATCATCGATAGGGACATCCCGCAACTCATCAATCTTAGCTTTTCCACTCACAATATCTGGCATATTGGGGACAGTGAGAACTTCGACCGAAAGCGGTGCTATGTTATTAATGATCTCTTTTCTACGCTTTCGACTTGCCCTAGGTAGTGCGAGTAAAACTTTTTTAACTTTATATTTAGATACAAGCCGCGTTAAATTATCAGGTTCAACTACCTTCAACCCTTGAATAACAGTACCTACCAAGGTTTTATCATCATCAATAAATGATACTGCCGCATATTCATGACTATAGCGCAACGCAATGCATAACTGACGGCCAGCACCTCCCGCACCGTAAATAATAACCGGCTCCTGTAATTTAGCCACATCTCGACTAACTAAAGCCCTAATAACAAGCCTAGCCCCCCCAATAAGTATACCTAAAAAAGCTGCATATATTATTGGGACGGTACGAGGGAAACTAGTATCAAGATAGAATGCAACCAACGCTAATTGAATTGCTGAAGCGAGCGTACACATTGCAATTACGAACAGCGCATGGAAGCTCAGATAACGCAGAATAGCGCGATATAAACCACTTTTAATAAACACAATTAGGGTAAATGGCAACGACATTACTAAAATAAGCCAATTTTCGGTAGAAAAAACAGGCTCAAAGCTAGACATACGCACGAAAAAGGCAGCCCAAAAAGCGACTGCGACAAAACAGGTATCGATAACTAGGCTAACCAAGCGTTTATATCGCCTTGGCAAACCAAATACAGATTCGGAAAATTTCATCATTGATAATCTTTAGGTCACAGTGAAGCCTGTTTAAAAACTTCGTTAAGAACATTACACGTTTTATCTATCTCAGTACTGGTTAATGTTGGGTGAACTAAAAACATCAAACTGGTGTCACCAAGCTCTTTAGCATTCTTCAACCTCTCAAGCGGGCGCCACGGAGTACCATCAAAAGCTTTTTCTAAATAGACTTCAGAGCAGCTCCCCTGAAAACAAGGCACACCCAATGCATTTACTTCATTAACAATACGGTCTCGCTCCCATCCATCAGCTAGCATTTCACGGTTAACAAAAAGGTAAAATTTGTAAAAAGCATGCTCTACATCCAAAGGAACCTCAACCCTTCGAATACAAGGAAATTTTGCGGCAACGTCGCCAATTGCAATCGCATTTTCTTTACGTTTCTTTGTCCAGCCCGCCATGCGTTTCAATTGAATGCGGCCAATTACAGCCTGCATCTCGGTCATACGCCAATTAGTACCGAAACTCTCATGCAACCAACGAAACCCAGGAGGATGTTGACGCTCATAAATGGCTTCGTGACTTTTTCCGTGGTCTTTATAACTCCACATCTTAGACCAAAGGCCTTTGTCATTAGTCGTTACCATGCCGCCCTCGCCACCGGTTGTCATGATTTTATCCTGACAGAACGACCAAGCACCGATATGACCAATAGTCCCGACAGACTTACCTTTGTACCTAGCTCCATGAGCCTGGGCACAGTCTTCAATAACATAAAAGCCATACTTAACAGACAAGGCCATTATAGCATCCATATCTGCAGGCATACCCGCAAGGTGAACTACTATTACCGCTTTAGTCCGCGGAGTTAAAACGTCTTCGATAGATTGCGCAGTGATATTTTGACTATTAAGGTCAACATCAGCAAAAACAGGGTTGGCTCCAGCTGTAACAATAGATGATGCAGAAGCAAGAAAAGTACGAGGTGTAGTTACCACATCATCCCCGTCGCCGACGCCAACTGCCTTAAGAGCTAAATCAAGGGCTACAGTGCCATTGGCCAGCGCCACTGCATATTTACAATCAATCCACACGGCGAAGTCTTTTTCAAACTCGCGACACTCACCGCCAGTCCAATAATTGACTTTATTCGACAATAGCACGCGACTGACTGCATCCACCTCTTCTTGAGTAAAAGAAGGCCATGGTGATAACGAGGAATTCAGCATAGTCCCCTCTCTTTATGGAACATAAAGCTCTGCTGTACCATCAATGACAGTTTTGTTGCGAACTTGGCAAATTGTGTCAAAGAAAACACGGCGTTTTTTTGAATCAATAGCAGTGACAACCGCTTTCGCTGTGACAGTATCTCCAAGATATACAGGCCTTTTAAAATTAAATGATTGAGAAACATATACACAGCCAGGCCCAGGGAGTCTTGTACCAAATAAAGCAGAAAAGAAACTACCAGAGATAAGCCCATGAGCGATTCTTTTTTTGAAACGTGATTCTTCCGCAAATACGTCATCTACGTGAACAGGATTGTGATCCCCAGATAAACCGGCAAAATTTTTAACATCTACGTCAGTGATAGTTTGAGAGTACGAAGTCGACATACCTATTTCAATTTTATCAAACGGTACGCCTAACGTTATTTTTTTCATTTACTTGCTCTCTTAATCGACTTAGCCGGCACACCAAAAACAACATCACCAGGCTTGACACTTTTTGTAACTACCGCCCCCATGCCAACAACTGCGCCTTCGCCAATCACGAGTGGTTTATCTGGAGTACCCTGTTTGATGATAGCTCCTGTACCTATATAAGCATGATCATCAATATGGACATTTCCGTTACACTTAACACCTGGCGCGAAAGTAACATAGTCACCAAGCACGCAGTCATGAGCAACATAGCTATATATGTTAGCTTGGAACCCTTTACCTATTACCGCATTGGAAGTTATTGTAGTGAATGGGCATAAAATTGAGCCTTCACCAAGTTCATTAAAATCAAGGACAACATTATTTGCAGCAGTGATGCTAGGAATTGATATACCGTCTCGCTCCAAACGTTCCAGCAATTTCTTCCTAATATTACTATCTGCAATTGCAACAACCGCACTTTTATCGGCAATAGGGTTCGCTAAAAATTTCTCGTATGAGACAACTTCAACTTCATTCAACTCTTTATCAAGACAACCATCATCAATAAACTTAATTTCAATTTTTTCATTTGATTTTTCTCTAACCAGGGGGAGAACCTCGCGTCCAAAACCGCTTGCGCCATAAATTCCTATTAGTTTATTTTTCATTTTCATTCCCTGTAAATCGAGACATCGTCGCATGCCCCTCGGCATTAATGCCTTCACGGATAAAGACCTTCTTTACCGTTAAAAACAATATCCTCAAATCCAACCAGAAGCTTTGATTTTCAACATACCAAGTATCAAGCCTAAATTTATCATCCCAGCTAATAGCATTGCGTCCATTAACCTGTGCCCAGCCAGTGATTCCCGGCCTCACATCATGGCGCTTGGCCTGCTCAGCAGAGTAAAGTGGAAGGTATTCGACCAGTAGGGGCCTAGGTCCAACTAGGCTCATGTCCCCTTTTAGTACATTCCATAGCCCTGGTAACTCGTCTAGGCTAGAACTCCTCAATTTTTCACCGAAGGGAGTTAGACGCTCGCTGTCGGGTAGCACTTTCCCCGAACTATCTGTCTCATCGCGCATGCTACGGAATTTTATCATCTCAAATACTCGGCCGTTTAAGCCTGGCCGCTTCTGTCGGAATAGTACAGGCTTGCCTAGATTTTTAGCTATTTTCTGGCTGACAATAAAAATTACCGGAGCGAGCAAAAGCAGGGCTATACCGGCCATCACAATATCAAACAGCCGTTTCATTGAGCGCTCCAGTTACCCAACCAACCCAGCAATCAGCCAACTGTTTCCGGTTGAAATCAGATTCAGCCAAGGCTCTTGACTTAACCCCCATCAACTTCAATTTATCGCCATTCTTTACTGCGTCTTGTAAAGCATCGGCGAAAGCCTCCGGCTCTTCTGGCGGAACAGAGTAACCACAACCGTTACTTTGTATCATTTCCGCCAACCACCCAGGGTAGTTATTCAACACGGGTAAGCCAGCGGCGATATAGTCAAAAAACTTGTTTGGTGATGTTCCATAATAGAATGCAGGTACATTTGCTAACAGCTGCATGCCAATATCTGCGCTAGCCATTAACCCTGCCAACTTATGCTTATTGACAGGTGAGTGGAACACAACATTATCCAACCCTTCACGCTTAGCTCTTGCTTCCAAGGCTGGCTTCATCTTCCCCTGGCCAACCAAAACGAATTTCACATTGTCTTGCTCACGCGCTTTTAGCACTTTCGCCGCATCCAATGCAGCATCTAGCCCATTGGCCTGACCATGGGTACCTGTAAACACGGCCATCAAGTCATTCTCTTCAACACAATCGGGTCGCCAAGGCTCATTATCGCCTGAAAAAATATCAAGATCACAGCCATTTGGGACAAGTGTTATGTTATCTGATGCGACACCACGTCGATGTATCCCCTCCACAATACCAGGAGACAAACCAATACAGCGTGTCGCTGAGCGATAAGAAGCCCACTCAAGAAAAGACATAAGTCCTAGTACTACCGGACTTTTAATAACACCCATAGCTTTCGGTAGCTCGGGCCATAAGTCCCGCACCTCAAATACAAAGGGCTTACCGCGCAACCAACGGGCAGCTATACCAGGTATGCCTGCGGTCAAGGGTGTCGTGGTAGCAAACACAACATCATATCTTAATCCTAGAGCTAACCTTACGCTGCGCAAAGCAAACTTGAAAAACAGCCAACTTCGCTTAAACAAACCGTCACGGTTTGAGTAAGCAAGGTCAAATTCTATTATATTAATACCGTCAACAATGCCCTCTCGACGACCACGGACAAAATCACCATCCAGCCCGGTTTTACCTCCACCATAGCTACCACAGACCATGGTAACCTCATGACCGTGATGGATAAGTCGCCGAGCCATCTCATAAGAGCGGATCCCTGCGGAGCCCTTCGGCGTGGAAAAATGCTGGTGAAAATAAAGTACTTTCATTATCTGTATTTATATTCCGTTATCAATCGTCCAGGCTGGCTTACTTCTAATTCAAGAACCGGCACCTTGGTTTTTAAAAAGTAGTAGCGAGATTCCCACCCTTCGATTAAAGCAATTCTATCAATTTTTATATCAGCCGACAGACTCAACACCTTACTACCAAGCGTTAACCTATTTTCAGTAAGCAGCCATTCACCGGGCTTTAGCCGCCAACGTAAAACAGCTTTCTCCTTAAACCCAGCGACTGAATCTTCTACGCGGAGTAGATGAGGCGTTAAACTCACTTGCCGCCTATGTGTGGCGCCATAGCTATCGGCATAACCCGCTGTTGCTTCAATTTTTTTACTATCAACAGTCACAGGTATAACACCTTTTGCTTTAAGCCATGCCCCCAATAAAAATCTACTCAGACGAGGCATCTGATCACGATCATCAAACTCAACCGTATTATGGCTAATTGTTCCGCCAAAATAACGGTTATTTTCTTCGCCTGAATTATAACTATAGGTTCCAGCATCTCGCAGCAAATTCTCACCGCCCTGCCAAAAATCCAGATGCAGGGCATCTGGCTGACTTGGCCGAAACTTAAAACACGGGTAGTTAAGGATTGCCAGGGCATCTCCGCTACGAAGTAACGAATAACCTCCACATTTAAACTGCAGAGACTCTTGTGCCGGCAATGTCTGCTCTGGCACAGCCAGCCCCAACCAATACAAGGGTTGATCCCACAGCCCCCTATTATGATAAGCCCGCTTACCCAAAAACAGCATCGCAGCAAGTTGAACAGATGGCCTGAAGTCTCGATAATCCGTATTGGTCAATGGAAGTAATCTCGCCCCATCATTAGCCCCAATATTAGCCGCATCGCCAGATTCAATACAGGTAAACTGATAAAGCCAATTTGCTGCACCTGCCAGCTTTGTATATAGAATTTGGCTAAATTCAGGTAACCCCAGCTTATCCCGCCAAGTCTCAACCATGGAGTATGTATCGAGCATGACACGATGATAGGTTACTGAATACTGACTAAAGCTGCCATCGTCCTCAATTAATCTCTTGGCTCGGTTTTCCAACCACTTACGCCCTGTTCTATACCAACTCTTTGCATCGACATCCCCCAACGCAACGAGCCAGCTCCCTCCCATATAAAGAGCTGCAGCCTCTGACGTACCGTGATTATTATCCTGCGCCATAGCATAGGATATCGTGGGTGCAATACGTTTAAGGTGAGTTTTGATCAGAGCTTTCAAAGCTGTTGGGGGCGTATCAATCTGCCCCAGAATAAGCGAGGCCATCGAAAGGTGCATCACCCGAATAGACGCTTCCTGTCCACACTTCCAGTTTACCCCCAGATAGGGAGGATTATTCGTGACCCAATCTGCTAACCAATAATTCAGCTTCTCGATAGAACTATTGTCACCCTTTACGGCGGACTGAGCAAAAGAGAGCACCCAATCAAAGCGCGAAGCTTCCCAGACTGCTTTAATATCGCCCAGTTCAGGGTCAAAATCAGCTAACTGCCACCAGGGTTGAAGCGGTTCACGAATACACAAACCGGCAAAAACATTACGGTGCCAGCTTGGAACACCGTCATCAGACACCTGATGCCAGCCAAAATAGAGCTGTTGCCGACTCCATTGCTCGTTGGCAATAAGCTCAGCATGAGCAGTTCTATCTGGGACAGAAAAAAAATCACCGACAGGGATCATTGAGGTGATTCTTTTTACCGGATTATATCCGACCTTAACCCCAAGGCGGTAAACTAGCACCCGCCACAGGTTAGGCAACCCCAACGCGAGTGCTGTTCGAGCTTTTAACTTAAAATTCATTATTGTTTACGAAGTTGCTCAGCCACATCAATAGTGACCTTCGCCACCTCAAACAGCTCTTCAGCAGAAATTGGCGACGCCGATCCATTCTTAATCGCGGTTAAAAACTCAGCAGCGCAGCTATTCTGCCCCTTATCCTGCTTCCAAAGATTCAATTTCTTAAACCCCGGCCAGCCAAAGCCCTTAAGCTTGCGGAAGTTATCTAGTTGTAATACTCGACCAGCAGTAAACACCTCAACCCGTTCTTTGGGAAAGCTGGCTGCACCATTGGCTAAATAATGAATTGTGCCAAAAGAGCCATCGGCAAAGCCAAGAATAATTGCTGCTTTGTCTTCAGTAACATCAACACCATCTGCGTTACCCATACGCCTTGCCTGCACCGATACAATCTCAGAATCGGCCAGAAAACGCATCAGATCAATAAAGTGGCACGCTTCACCAATAATACGACCACCTCCCGCCTCAAGGTCTTGTGTCCAATGGTTGGCAGGAATAGCACCTGCATTCATGGTCATAATAAAAGACTTAGGCTCTTTTACACTGCCAAGCAACTGCTTCATCTTCTGAACTTGTGGTGAAAAGCGGCGGTTGAAGCCCACCATCAACCGAGGTGCAGCGTCAGAACCGATAACCTTTTCATAGGTAGACTTGACCTTGGCTAACTCTTCATG comes from Corallincola holothuriorum and encodes:
- a CDS encoding DegT/DnrJ/EryC1/StrS family aminotransferase, with the protein product MLNSSLSPWPSFTQEEVDAVSRVLLSNKVNYWTGGECREFEKDFAVWIDCKYAVALANGTVALDLALKAVGVGDGDDVVTTPRTFLASASSIVTAGANPVFADVDLNSQNITAQSIEDVLTPRTKAVIVVHLAGMPADMDAIMALSVKYGFYVIEDCAQAHGARYKGKSVGTIGHIGAWSFCQDKIMTTGGEGGMVTTNDKGLWSKMWSYKDHGKSHEAIYERQHPPGFRWLHESFGTNWRMTEMQAVIGRIQLKRMAGWTKKRKENAIAIGDVAAKFPCIRRVEVPLDVEHAFYKFYLFVNREMLADGWERDRIVNEVNALGVPCFQGSCSEVYLEKAFDGTPWRPLERLKNAKELGDTSLMFLVHPTLTSTEIDKTCNVLNEVFKQASL
- a CDS encoding acetyltransferase, translating into MKNKLIGIYGASGFGREVLPLVREKSNEKIEIKFIDDGCLDKELNEVEVVSYEKFLANPIADKSAVVAIADSNIRKKLLERLERDGISIPSITAANNVVLDFNELGEGSILCPFTTITSNAVIGKGFQANIYSYVAHDCVLGDYVTFAPGVKCNGNVHIDDHAYIGTGAIIKQGTPDKPLVIGEGAVVGMGAVVTKSVKPGDVVFGVPAKSIKRASK
- a CDS encoding sugar transferase, translating into MKRLFDIVMAGIALLLLAPVIFIVSQKIAKNLGKPVLFRQKRPGLNGRVFEMIKFRSMRDETDSSGKVLPDSERLTPFGEKLRSSSLDELPGLWNVLKGDMSLVGPRPLLVEYLPLYSAEQAKRHDVRPGITGWAQVNGRNAISWDDKFRLDTWYVENQSFWLDLRILFLTVKKVFIREGINAEGHATMSRFTGNENEK
- a CDS encoding heparinase II/III family protein; the protein is MNFKLKARTALALGLPNLWRVLVYRLGVKVGYNPVKRITSMIPVGDFFSVPDRTAHAELIANEQWSRQQLYFGWHQVSDDGVPSWHRNVFAGLCIREPLQPWWQLADFDPELGDIKAVWEASRFDWVLSFAQSAVKGDNSSIEKLNYWLADWVTNNPPYLGVNWKCGQEASIRVMHLSMASLILGQIDTPPTALKALIKTHLKRIAPTISYAMAQDNNHGTSEAAALYMGGSWLVALGDVDAKSWYRTGRKWLENRAKRLIEDDGSFSQYSVTYHRVMLDTYSMVETWRDKLGLPEFSQILYTKLAGAANWLYQFTCIESGDAANIGANDGARLLPLTNTDYRDFRPSVQLAAMLFLGKRAYHNRGLWDQPLYWLGLAVPEQTLPAQESLQFKCGGYSLLRSGDALAILNYPCFKFRPSQPDALHLDFWQGGENLLRDAGTYSYNSGEENNRYFGGTISHNTVEFDDRDQMPRLSRFLLGAWLKAKGVIPVTVDSKKIEATAGYADSYGATHRRQVSLTPHLLRVEDSVAGFKEKAVLRWRLKPGEWLLTENRLTLGSKVLSLSADIKIDRIALIEGWESRYYFLKTKVPVLELEVSQPGRLITEYKYR
- a CDS encoding glycosyltransferase family 4 protein, with product MKVLYFHQHFSTPKGSAGIRSYEMARRLIHHGHEVTMVCGSYGGGKTGLDGDFVRGRREGIVDGINIIEFDLAYSNRDGLFKRSWLFFKFALRSVRLALGLRYDVVFATTTPLTAGIPGIAARWLRGKPFVFEVRDLWPELPKAMGVIKSPVVLGLMSFLEWASYRSATRCIGLSPGIVEGIHRRGVASDNITLVPNGCDLDIFSGDNEPWRPDCVEENDLMAVFTGTHGQANGLDAALDAAKVLKAREQDNVKFVLVGQGKMKPALEARAKREGLDNVVFHSPVNKHKLAGLMASADIGMQLLANVPAFYYGTSPNKFFDYIAAGLPVLNNYPGWLAEMIQSNGCGYSVPPEEPEAFADALQDAVKNGDKLKLMGVKSRALAESDFNRKQLADCWVGWVTGALNETAV
- a CDS encoding MaoC family dehydratase, producing the protein MKKITLGVPFDKIEIGMSTSYSQTITDVDVKNFAGLSGDHNPVHVDDVFAEESRFKKRIAHGLISGSFFSALFGTRLPGPGCVYVSQSFNFKRPVYLGDTVTAKAVVTAIDSKKRRVFFDTICQVRNKTVIDGTAELYVP